CCGACCCCGACCGGGCGCTGGCCATGCTCGAAGCCGTTCTGCCCATCCGCATCCAGCGGACCTTGCCGTGGTGGATCAGCATTCAGCCAAGAGGCGGTGCGCTCGACAGCCGTTGACGCGATCTTCACCTTTTCCCGCCGTCCGCCCAACCGCGCTGCATCGTGATTCGTGCGGCATCGCAAAAATTTTTCCCCGCCCGGTTCCGCTTTTGAGGTTCTCGTTCGATTCCCCTAATGAGAGCGAATTCAATCGCACGGCTCGTCGATAAACCTCATCGGAACCCAGTTCGTCATGCCCCGTCATTCAGTCCTTGCCGCCCCCCGGCCGCCCCATTCATTCCGCCGTCTCGCGGGCAAATCCCGCCTGACCTGCACGGCGCGTCTCGTGCAATTGGCGATTGCGGGCGGCGTGGCGGTGCTGGCCGTCGACGCGCCGGACGCTGCCGCACAGCCCGCGCCGGCTCAACAATCCGCCGCCGCCGCGACGCGGCACTACGACATTCCCGCTGGCCCGTTGAGCACGGTGCTCGCGCGCTTTGCCAGCGAATCGGGCGTGCTGGTCGCCGGCGCCGGCGAGCTTGCGCAGGGCAAGCAGAGCCCGGGCGTGTCGGGCGACCTGGACCCGCGCGCCGCGTTGAACGCCTTGCTGGCCGGCACCGGCCTGGCCGCGTCACCGGCAGACGGCGGCAGCTATGTGCTGCACCGCGCGCCGCCCGCCGGCGTCGCCACGCTGGCGCCCGTCACCGTGCAAGCCGACGGCTTCGGCGCCACGGAGGGCTCGCACAGCTACGCGATGACCGGCCCCTTGTCCTTCGCGACCGGCCTGCCGCTCACGCAGCGCGAGACGCCGCAGACCATCAGCGTCATGACGCGCCAGCGCATCGAGGACGAGGGCGTCGATAGCATCGAGGCATTGCTGGACCGCACGCCGGGCATATCAGTGCAGAACATCGGCACAGGCCGGTTCTCGGTCCTTTCTCGCGGCTACAACATCGACAACTACCAGTTCGATGGCGTCCTGACCGCGACCGACATCGTGTCGCAGAACATCCCGCAGAGCCAGACGGATCTGGCCATCTATGATCGGGTCGAAGTCCTGCGCGGCGCCACGGGCCTGATGACGGGCGCGGGCGATCCGTCAGGCACCGTCAACCTCATCCGCAAGAAGCCCACGCGCGAATTCCAGGGCTATGCCAGCCTGGGCGCAGGCACCTGGGGGCGGGGCCGCGGCGAGCTGGACGTGGGCGGGCCCATCAACGACGCCGGCACTTTGCGCGGCCGCTTCGTCGCCGCGCACGAGCAGGGCAACACGCATATCGACTACTACAAGGAAAACAAGACCGTTTTCTACGGCGTGCTGGAGGCCGACCTCACGCCGAACACGCTGCTCACGGCGGGACTGGACTACCAGAACAACGATCCGCGCGGACAGTCGTCGACCGGACTGCCGCTCTTTTACTCTGACGGTCAGCAGACCGATTTCAAAGCGTCCGACAACGCCGGGGCGCGCTGGAACACCGACGAACTCACGGTCTACAACGCCTTCCTCAACCTCGAGCACAAGTTCGCCAACGACTGGAAGCTCAAGTTTTCGGGCAACTACCTCCACGGTAAACGCGAGTTTTCGTCGGCCGACGCCAGTTGGGGTTTCGTCGAACGCAACACGGGCGACGGCGTGCAGTTCTACGGCGGCCTGGGTAGCGCCCGCCAGCGCCAGACCGGGTTCGACGTGCAGGCGGCCGGGCCATTCGAATTGTGGGGACGACAGCACGAGTTCGTCGTGGGCATGAACTGGGCGGAGTTCAATAACTATCACGAACCCGCCGACGACGACATCGAAGGCCGCGACGTCAACATCTATAGCTGGGGCAACGACACCGCGGGGCCGACCGTCTCAGGCCAGAAGCTCATGGACTATGACGGCTGGCAAAAGCAGCAGGGCGTCTATTCCGCGCTGCGCCTGAAACCCACCGACGACCTCGCGGTCATCGTGGGCGCGCGCGTCAGCAACTACCGCTACAAGCTCTCGCAGATCTACGCGTCGCCCGCGCTGGCGCGGAACAACAAGATCACCGAGATGAGCGAAAGCGGCGTCGTCACTCCCTACGCCGGCGTCGTCTACGACCTGAACGACCAGCATTCCGTCTACGCCAGCTACACCAGCATCTTCAAGCCGCAAAGCGCCCGCGACCGCAACGGCAACGTGCTGGACCCGCGCACCGGCGACAACTACGAAATCGGCTTGAAGAGCGACTACTTCGGTGGCCGCCTGAGCAGCGCCATCGCGCTTTATCAGATCCGCCAGGACAACCTGGCCGAAGTAGACCAAGGCCAGTTCGTGCCCGGCACCGTGCGGGAACCGGCCTACCGCGCCGTCAGCGGCGCCAAGACATCGGGCCTGGATGTCGAGTTCAACGGCGAACTGGCCCCCGGCTGGCAAGCTGCGCTGAGCTACAGCTACAGCATCACCAAGGACGGGGAGGGCGCGACCATCCGCACCATCTTCCCGCGCCACATGGCCAAGCTGTGGACCACCTACCGCCTGCCCGGCGACTGGCATCGCCTGACGGTGGGCGGCGGCGTCAACTGGCAAAGCCGCATCTACTACAGCGCCACCACCTGGTCCCTGCCGGGCGTCACCCTCAAGGGCGAGCAGCCCGCCTACGCCGTCGCCAACCTGATGGCGCGCTACGACTTCAACCGTCAGCTTTCGGCCACGCTGAACCTGAACAACGTGTTCGACAAGAAATACCTGCAGGGCCTGGACACGACCTTCTACACCGGCATCTACGCGCCCACGCGCCACGCCATGCTGACGTTGAAGTACCAGTTCTGAAGGGTGGGGCGGGGCAGGCTGACGCGGGCAGCCCAATGCGAGTAAGGTACGGGGAAGGCCTTATCGCCCGGCACGCCGGCCTGTGCCGCCAGCAGGAACCTGAACACCATGAAGATTCATCACGCAGCGCTGCGCCTCGTCCTCGCCGGGGCAGCCATCGCGTCCCTCGCCGCCTGCGCGAATACGCCGCAGCAATCGCGAAGCAACGTGGACTACCGCAGCCGGCCGCTGGATTCGCCGGCGCCGTCGAACGCCAACGCCAACCCGTCGGGCCAGCGCCTGACGATTCAATCCGGCGAGGGCGAACGCCTGAACCTGCCCTGGTTCATCGAGGGCGCGCAGGATTGGGTCAACCGGCAGTGATCCAGACGAAAAAAATCCTCAAGGGTCTGCACCCTTGAGGATTTTTGATTTGTGCCGTTAGTCATATCGTGGCGAGAATTCAAACATAAACTGGCCGTTTGTTAGTGGCGCACCGTACGGCACACGGCGAAGCGTGCTTATGATGAAAAAGCATAAGTCAGCCCACTGGCACGGAATCAAGCGTAAGGTGGCCAAACTGCGCGTCATGAAATTTCCCTATGAAATACGCAGGGTTTTCGAACGCGTCCCATCGCCGCCTCGTATGCATTGTTCGGCCAATACGAGATACGGGGTGCACCAGGGATGGCTGCGCCAGGTACTCAGGAAGAAGAGCGACGGCGAGTAGCGAGCAATTTACGGCCGCCCCAGCCGATGAAAAGCCAATCTTTTCACTCTTGCGTCGCGTTGTCGCCATCGCCAGTGTCATCGACCTCACGACGCTGCGCCAGCGGCACGTATCGTTCGAGAGGCGTTTTCCACCCAAGGAAGAAATCCAAGGGATTGTGTGTGCCGACGAATTCACGAGCGAGTCCTAGCCGGAGTAGTACCGCCTGACGATCGGCCTCGGGCAGGGCAGTTGCACGATCTTCGATACCCTGAAAAAACTGTTCCAGACTGAAGGCCTTTGCCCAGGCTTGAATGACTTGCTCAAGTTCGTCGCGGCTATCTTTGATGGACTGAGCTTCACGACGCTGGTCTTCCTCTTGCCGGCGGCGCTTTTCTGCCGCGAGCCATTCCTGTTCGCGTATTTCCGCCTGCCGTTTCGCTTCCGCCAACTTCTCCGTGACGGTTGCGATCGAGCTCTTGAGAGTTTTGATGATTCGGGGGATATCTGACGCTAGGCTGTGCGTCTTGGTTTCCTGGAATGTCGTTGACCACGAGATGTTCCACTGCGGTGCATAGACAACTAGTCTCAGTCGGCCGGACGGCAGGTCATGGGTGCTCGTCCAAGTATGGTCGACGTGGCGTCTGGATGCTTTGGGCGCTACATAATCTGATTCGCGGACGTACTTACCGTTGACGTACCGCACGGCGACAGACTCGGTCATCTCCACAATGGAAAGCCCAAAGGCGAGTGCGTCGACGTAGACGACAGTAGGGCGCTGGGGAGACCACAGGCGACTGTAACCATAAGGATCGTGTTTGTGGCCCTTCGGTGGTGGCTCTTCCTTTTCGTAGACGGATTCGCGGCGAAGCTTCGCATCAGGAGGCGCGATGACCACTCGATAGCCTGCTGATTCCAATGCATTAAACAAGTCGTTTGCGAAGCCGAGAGCCTTGTCGATCCCGGTGTTGGACGCGGTGACGTCGACCAGCAACTTCTTATACGGCTTGAGATGTTCGCTTTCTTTCACCTCGCGACCGGCAAGAAAAAGCTCCTTCGCGCCAAGGATTAAGCTGTGGGTGCCAGTGATGCGGCGGATGGGACGCGGAGCACGGGCTCGAGGTTCGGTTGCCGGATGAGGCTTCGGCACGGGCAGCGTTGGAAGTCCATCTTTGTGCGACCACGCCATCTGATCACCTGGCCGCGGTTCAGGAAGTGATGGCGCCTTTTCTGCCTTGCCGACCGCCAGCTTCGCCCAGTAACCACGTTCTGGACGAGGGACGCGCAGCTCAGTGCATATACGTGCCAAATAACTGCTCGAAACCTGAAACTTGTCGGCCACCTTGGTCATTGGGATTGACCAGACCAGATCATAGAGTTCTTCCCGGGTAACCACGCCAGTTTCCACCGTCATCATTCCTAATCCAGTGAGGCCGGGAGTCGGCTCCATGGCCTGATCCCGTGATCAGCGGGCAGTGGCATCGCAATCACGTGATTGCTGCATCGGCGCCCGCGGCTGACACCGTTCACACATTGCCAATTTCACACTCGACACGCCAATGGTCATATCGCCCTGTGAGGTTTCACCCACCATATTGTAGTGATTGGGCACGCTGCTGGAGTTCACCAGGGGCTACTGGCTTAACCGTACTCGCAGCTTTTCAAGCACTGCCACAAGTTCGGTATCAGAAGCTTCATATGGATGGGAAAAGCTCTCAATGCAAATCCATTGAGCGTGCTGCCCAGGGTGTACGTACGCCTCAAAGTCGTCGACAAGCAGGCAATTCTCAACAGCAGCATTGCGGATCAGCGCCAGATCTTTGGTGGCGCCCGTCCACGACACGTACTCAAGTTGGGCAAACCAAGCTGGGGCGGCACGCTCCTGTATGAGCACGCTAGCGATTGCGCGAAATCGTGTCTCGTTTACCGTGGTGAACATTACGATGCGAGGGAACTGCTCTCGGCAACCCTCAAGAAAGTTGAAAAGCCCGGGACGCGGAATTTGGCTCACCGCGTTCGAGATGAGCGTGCCTTCCAAATCGAGCGCTAATACGGAAAGGCGTGGCATGGGCAGGATAGTCCAGGACGAAAGACGTTAAGACAGTTGTAGAGGCGGGCGGAGCAGGCTATCGAATCACAGAGGCCGTCGCGAAAAGAGGGGCGATGTAGATCGGCGGCGGAGAGACGGCGTCAGCGACTCCAGCGTGATCCATGTGCCGACGTTGTCTTTTTCGGTTCAGGGGCCGAACGTACAGAATCGCTAGCGGCATGGCGGCGTAGGCGATCCACATAAGATAGGCCGTCTTGCCGGCTGTCTGACCTCAATCATTAGAATCATGAACTTACTGAAGCTCTGCCTGGATGACAGCGAGAGCCTCTCGCATTTGATCGGTCGCGGTCAATAGTCTTGATACGGCGCTCCAATACTCGGCCCCTAAGTCGCCATCCTGTTTGGCCAACTCGTTGATCACTCGCTTCGCGAGCGTCAGGTCCACGTACTCGAGGGCTGAAAAGGTTTCAACACCTTGTTGAGCCGCCCTGCGCTCGATCAGCCAAGATCTAAGGGCGGCCTCCGCGATCGTGCCCCCGGATGCGTGGTGTCCACCGATGTTGCCGGCGTATCCCTCTGGCGTTTGGACGACGTCAGCCTTGTTAACGCTAACGATCTCGGCTCCAAGTTCTTCAAGTACCGCTGCGACGTCGCGAAGTTGGACCACCTCGGGTCCTTCACTGATCACATGTACCGTGCCATTCTCTGGGTCCACATAGGCGAGAGCTTTGTCTCCAAGGCTGAGAGCATGAACCTCTCTGGCTTCCAAAGCCGCGCAAAGCAAGGACGCTCCGCGTAGCCGGCTTGGCCACTGAGTCGGCCGCGCGACGAGACCATCTGCTACGAGTCGATTGCCCCCCTGCCGATTCGGTATCTCTGTCAGCCCGGCTAAGGCTTTCCGGATACTGGCTAACAATGTTGAAGACTCACGCACACGAAGCCTCATGGATCCGTTAATCGGTCTTGTCTGAGTGTAAATGCGAGAGGGGTAAGTCGCGAAATGCGATTTACCCTCAGTGTCAATGCCTTCGATTTTCGTATGCAGAGCGATGGCCTCGTCATCGGGTAGCATCCCTTCGCCTCGATCCGCAGCGCGCGGCCGTCGGGGCGATTGAGACGTTGGTAGCCGGTCGCTGGGCCGACGCCCAGTCGCTCACCCAGCGTCTCGATGCGGCGCGAGCTTTGTCCCGGCGTCGCCACGGAAGTTGGAGCCGGTCATGGCAGCGATGAGCGTCTTACCCCGCGCGAAAAACTGCCCGAGCTGCAAGCCGAGCTTGTCGCACGGTCGCGCCCATATGCGGTGAAAAGGTTTTCCCCGGTTGCAGCTTTGACTCTACTAGGGCCACCTTCGGGCTGTCTGGAAGCGACGCTAGTAGGGTCATCATCTCCGCAGCGCTGAAGTAAGTACGCTTCTCGGGTAATGCAAAACTACTGCGCCCTATTAAAGGAGACTCGCGGATAGAAATGCGTTGACCCTAGTTGAGTCGATGCTGGAAGCCAAACGCGTTGCATGTAACGGTACCTCAGCGCAAAATTACACCTAACGCGACCACGAGGTTGTTCATGAAGATCAACGCCCGAGTGCAAAAGCACAGAGACGCGCGACGCATGGCAGGGTTGCGCCCCGTGCAAATTTGGGTGCCTGACACCCGGCGACCGGGGTTTGTCGAGGAATGCCGGCGTCAAAGCCTTGCGATAGCCTCGTCTGACAAGGCCGACAAGCAGTTGGAGCGCCTAATGGATGAGGCCGCTGCCGACGTGGTTCGCTGGACGAAATGATGGCGTATTAGAGTATGGGCGGAACGCTGATATTGTTGCAATGCAGGGTGATTTCAGCGAACCCCGGCCAGCGCTTACGATCCAGGCCGAGCCATTCGGCGATCACCCTAGCGTATGGGTATTGCCGGTGATAGGTGCAGCGGACCAGACGGCTCGCTCCAGAGCGAACGCTCATATGTCCCGCCAACTATCTCGAACCGGGACCAGGTCCAGAAAAATAAAGACGTCCCGCTAGCACGACGGCACACCAGCAATTCGGCGGAGCGCGGGCCTATACAAGGATGCCTAAGACGCCAACGCGCTAGTTATCCTCATCACGCGAATAGTCGGGCCCGACCGTGCCAACGTCAAAGTCGATTTGTTCCATCCCGACAGTGATCTCGGTGACTTCATCGAGCGACTGCGCCAACCTGTGCGCCGCAGAATATTCAAAATACAGCGTGAGCACCAAGATTCAGCGTGATCCACAGCTCGGCTGTCACATCGGCGGTGCTCTCCGCGCACGTACATCCAATGACGTTGGCGATTGTCCCCTCACCCTACACGGGAAGCTGAAACGCGAAGCTACCGCTAGGTTTGACTGTAAGGATTCTCTTGGGCCATGTGAGTTTGCGGCACAGCGAAGCAACAAAGCGCTTCATGTCGCTCTCAAGTCCACTGCGAGAACGGCCGTATCAAACGTTAGCAGGAAGTTGTAATATGCGCTTACTTGGCATTGATCTTGTAGATGGTGTTGGTTGTGAACAAAAGGCGAAGGTCTTTTAGTCCAAGCCGCGAGATCGCCCCAAACCACAATTGCACCTGGAGAGAGCGGACGTGAGCGAATATTGTTATTTTTCCACTGATGCCCAAGATTACGCGAGTCGCTGCGGCCTAAAACAAGTAATTGAAGACTACGCCGAAGCCAATCAAAAGCAGACCTATGTGCTTCGAGCGCCACTCTCAAAAAATGATGCATCTTACGACTACGACGATGCAATCGTGATATTTTCGTCCGGGCTTTTGCCGTGCTTTGTGAATTTGGGAAGCGACGAAATCGAGTTTGAAGGATATGTAGAAGACTTCATTGATGATATTTCGTTTTTATCGGAAAAATTCAAGTATCGCGAGAAAATTGGCCGAAAAAAACACTGGGAAAGCCTATTTAAGACAGCTAACGCAAAATCATTGGACCTTTCTAGTCTTATTACTGAGCATGCCGCCACTCGGCGAATTGTTGATCTTCTGACTTCATTGGTGGTGGGTAGTATTAATGACATGAATCGGATCAATCTTGAGGCAAGCTCTCTACTTGACATAATAAAGTCTAAGATCATCTTGTTCGATACGGATCAAACTTCATTTGTTTTTCGCTCTGCGGGAAGCAAAACATATGCAATCCAGGGCTTAGCGGGATCGGGAAAGACGGAGCTGCTGCTACACAAGTTAAAGGAGATTTATTCCAAGGAGCCTGATGCACGGATTGCATTCACATGCTTCAATAAAATTTTAGCTCACTCCATGAGAAGCCGAATTCCCGAATTTTTCGACTTTATGAGAGTGGACCGTCAAATTGAATGGAATTCAAAGCTTTTCTGCTTTCATGCTTGGGGCTCGGGCAAGGTCAGCTCTTCCGGAATGTATAGGTACATCTGTCATTTCTACGGCATAAGCTTTGGGAACATGTATGGTGGGACGTTTGACGCTCATTGCACACGAGCGATTAGCGACATCAGAGCCCTGCCAGGAGAACGGAAATTCGCATTCGACTATGTGCTCATTGATGAGAGCCAAGATTTCGCACCCAGCTTCGTGCAGTTGTGCGAACTTGTTACAGCGACTCGTGTTTTTGTGGCTGGAGACGTGTTCCAGAATATTTTTCAGCCCATTGACAAGGATAGTGTGAGTCGGGCCGATATGGTTTTAAAGAAATGTTATCGCACCGACCCTAGCAATCTAATGTTTTCGCATGCGCTCGGTATGGGGCTTTTTGAAAATCCAGTTCTCCGGTGGCTTAAGCCGGAGGAATGGGATGCGTGCGGTTATAGTTATGAAGAAGAGAATGGACGTGCGATTGTGGCGCGAGACCCACTTCGCAGATTTGAAGACATTCCACAAGACTTCAAGAGCACGACTATTCATTCGCTGGAGGGGGCAGATCCGTCCAAAGCACTTGTCCAAGTCATAATGGACATCAGGGACCAACACCCTACGGCCAAGCAGGGCGATTTCGCGATTATATTCATAGATTCCGAGAAATATATTTACGATCTGGTTCCCGCGCTAAGCAATAGAATATTGCGGGATCTCGGCTGGGAATCAAATATATCCTATGAATCCAAAACTAATGATCCCACAAAGCTATTTATCTCGAATATCAACAATGCGAAGGGTTTAGAATTTCCCTTTGTAATATGCTTTGCCAAGGATCTTAAGGCGCAAGCGGCATTTCGAAATGCGCTCTACACCATGATGGCGAGATCCTTCTTGGAGAGCCATCTTGTATTGGGAAACAGGGCGGATGCGAATGTCGTCGCGCAGGTTAGTGCTGGCTTGGATTTTATGCTGAGCCATGGATACATGGATATTCGGGTTCCAACTGACGATGAGCTTTTGCAGCAGAACAGCTTCGTCATATTGGAACAGCAGCGATCCTTGGAAGAAATTGTTCGCGATTATTGTTTGGAACGTAACGCGAGTGCGAGGTTGACAGCCAAACTGATTAGCCGGATCAACATAATCGTAGGAAACGAAGATTATGACGAGAATTATATAATCGATATGCTCAATGTCGAATATGAACGGAATGTTGTTCTATGAGCGCATTCTTCTTTGCTGGCATTCCTGAATATCAGCTTAGAGCGTTTCGTGCAGTCAGGAGTGCGTTTGACAATCTTAGCAATGTACTTACTCTTGCGGAAATTTTGAATACCTGCGCTCACTGTCGAGAGAACGCTGATGAGAATTCGTTCGATGTGGCAATTTTTACAGGGAATTACGCCAGAGCTCTTGTCCGTACGCCGGGAGGGTATTTCTCGATGGCGATTCCATTTCAGTTAGTAGAAACTGGAGGGCAAGTTTCCTTCGTTTCGGACCGACTGAGCGAAGAAATTTCCGGTAGGGTAATTTCAGTTTTCAGGAATGCCATCAACACAGCCGAAGTAATCAGCTTTTCTCATGAGGATATTATTCTTTCTCTTTGTGAGAACTTTGGTTTGGAGGTCAGTGAAGCGCTCCTCTATGTTGATGCGTTCATGGAACTAATGTCAGACGATCATGGGTATTTGCGATTTGACGACGATCCAGTCAATGAGAATGGTCAAATACACCCACGTTATCACTTCGACTTCTTTTTTAAGAATTCGACAAGTATCAAGATCGGCGCGGAGTCCAAAGTTGACATCGGTTGCTTTTACGCGTTGTTTGATAAGACCTTGCCGAAGCGATTTATGCGATAGTGGAGAGAAAGAAATTGTTTTAGTGAATTCATAAGCATTCCGGTTGAGTAAAAATCGACCGATAAGGGTCTAGAGCGGGTTACCGGGGATTTACGGCATCGGCGGGCTGCTGACCAATGACTGAGGATGGCGAGATGCGTTCAGGCATATTCAGATGCCAACCGAAACGGCTTGGTTGATTGAGCTTGGTGGTAATGATCATGCAACCCGTTCTTCGCCCAACCGCTCAGCCTGCATCAAAATCAGTTCAACGGCGGAATCCGCCATGTCAGGCGGGTACTTGTATTTGCGCAAGATCCGCTTGACCATGAGACGCAGACTTGCCCGCACGCTTTCGCGTTTCGACCAATCAACGGTGATGTTCTTGCGCAGGTTTTCTGTAAGTTCGTGCGCAATTTTCTTTAGCGTCTCGTCGGTTAACTCGCGAACGGCGGATTCGTTGTTGGCTAGGGCGTCATAGAAACGGATTTCATCGTCGTTGAGTCCTAGTTCTTCCCCGCGCTGAGCCGCTTCCCGGAACTTTTTGGCCATGTCGACCAGTTCTTCCATCACCTGAGCTGTTTCGATACTGCGATTCTGGTAGCGCGTGATGACGTTGCCCAGCATCTCGGAGAACTTGTTCTGCTGCACCAAATTGCTGGCGAACTTGCTTTTGATTTCTCCTTCCAGCAAGCGCTCAAGCAGCTCGACGGCCAGGTTACGCTCCGGCAGGTTGCGCACCTGGGCCAGAAATTCATCATCCAAGAGGCCAATGTTGGGCTTTTCCAGGCCCACGGCATCAAAGATGTCGACCACGCTTTCGCTAACCACGGCCTGATTGATGATCTGACGGATGGCGGCTTCGCGCTGCTCGTCGGTTTTCTTCTGCGTGCTGATTTCACGCTTGGTCAGTATGACCTTGACGGCCTGAATGAACGCCACTTCGTCGCGTAGCGCCTTGGCCTCATCCAGTGTGCAGCACAGGGAGAATGCTTTGCTCAGAGCTAGCGTGTTGTCGGCGAATCGCTTCTTGCCGTCCAGCTTGGCGTCCTTGTCGCTCGCGGGCGGGCGTAGCGACAAGATATGGTTTGCTGCGCCCGCCAGAATCTTGTGGCCGCCAGTCTTGAAGCCTGAGTAATTGAAGCCGTGCATCATGCCGCGCAGCACGTCGAGCTTCTCCAGCAGCACGGCGAAGGCTTCGTGGGCATCGACCGTGGGTTTGCCCCGGCCCTTGCTCGCGGTGTACTCCTTCATCGCGGCCTTGAGCTCATTGCCGATGCCGATGTAGTCGACCACCAAGCCGCCTTGCTTGTCCCGGAAGACTCGGTTCACGCGGGCAATGGCCTGCATGAGGTTGTGGCCCTTCATAGGCTTGTCGATGTACATGGTGTGCACACAAGGCGCGTCAAAGCCTGTCAGCCACATGTCGCGCACGATGACCAGTCGCAATGGGTCATTGGGATCTTTGAAGCGCTTCTCTAGCCGTTTCTTGACCTGTCCGCTGTAGATGTGCGGGCGCAGCAAGGCTTTGTCGCTCGCGCTGCCCGTCATGATGACCTTGATAGCGCCTTTTTCAGGGTCTTCGTCGTGCCAGTCGGGACGCAGCTTGATGATTTCGTTATAGAGGTGCACGCAGATGTCGCGGCTCATTGCGACCACCATGGCTTTGCCATCCTGGGCCTTGTTGCGCTCTTCGAAGTGCTCGACGACGTCGGCAGCCACGCTTGCAATGCGCGGCTCGGCGCCCACGACTTTTTCCAGGGCTGCCCATCTCGACTTCAGGCGAGCTTGATTCTGTTCTTCTTCGTCTTCGGCTAGTTCGTCGACCTCTTCATCCAGAGACGACAGATCGGCTTCCTTGAGCTTGAGCTTGGCTAGGCGCGACTCGTAGTAGATGGCCACGGTGGCACCATCCTCTTTGGCCTGCTGCATGTCGTAGACATGGATGTAATCGCCGAAGACGGCGCGCGTGTCGCGATCGGTGCTGCTTACTGGTGTGCCCGTGAAAGCCACAAAGGTGGCGTTGGGCAGCGCATCCCGCAAGTGCTGCGCGTAACCCGCCTGATAGGTGACCGTGGGTTCTGCGACCGCCAACGCCGTAGCCAGGTAATTGTCCCGGTCATCGTTCGCAGCCAGTTGACTATATTCGTTGGTGCTGAAGGATTTGCTTTTGCGAGTCTTGAGCTTGGCTTCGAAACCGTACTGCGTGCGGTGGGCCTCGTCCGCAATCACAACGATATTGCCGCGGTTCGAGAGGACCGGGAAGGTGTCCTCATCTTCCCCAGGCATGAACTTCTGGATGGTAGCGAAGAGGATGCCGCCTGAAGGACGATTGGTCAGCAACCTACGTAGGTCCTGACGCGT
The DNA window shown above is from Achromobacter spanius and carries:
- a CDS encoding TonB-dependent siderophore receptor; the encoded protein is MQLAIAGGVAVLAVDAPDAAAQPAPAQQSAAAATRHYDIPAGPLSTVLARFASESGVLVAGAGELAQGKQSPGVSGDLDPRAALNALLAGTGLAASPADGGSYVLHRAPPAGVATLAPVTVQADGFGATEGSHSYAMTGPLSFATGLPLTQRETPQTISVMTRQRIEDEGVDSIEALLDRTPGISVQNIGTGRFSVLSRGYNIDNYQFDGVLTATDIVSQNIPQSQTDLAIYDRVEVLRGATGLMTGAGDPSGTVNLIRKKPTREFQGYASLGAGTWGRGRGELDVGGPINDAGTLRGRFVAAHEQGNTHIDYYKENKTVFYGVLEADLTPNTLLTAGLDYQNNDPRGQSSTGLPLFYSDGQQTDFKASDNAGARWNTDELTVYNAFLNLEHKFANDWKLKFSGNYLHGKREFSSADASWGFVERNTGDGVQFYGGLGSARQRQTGFDVQAAGPFELWGRQHEFVVGMNWAEFNNYHEPADDDIEGRDVNIYSWGNDTAGPTVSGQKLMDYDGWQKQQGVYSALRLKPTDDLAVIVGARVSNYRYKLSQIYASPALARNNKITEMSESGVVTPYAGVVYDLNDQHSVYASYTSIFKPQSARDRNGNVLDPRTGDNYEIGLKSDYFGGRLSSAIALYQIRQDNLAEVDQGQFVPGTVREPAYRAVSGAKTSGLDVEFNGELAPGWQAALSYSYSITKDGEGATIRTIFPRHMAKLWTTYRLPGDWHRLTVGGGVNWQSRIYYSATTWSLPGVTLKGEQPAYAVANLMARYDFNRQLSATLNLNNVFDKKYLQGLDTTFYTGIYAPTRHAMLTLKYQF
- a CDS encoding NIF family HAD-type phosphatase codes for the protein MPRLSVLALDLEGTLISNAVSQIPRPGLFNFLEGCREQFPRIVMFTTVNETRFRAIASVLIQERAAPAWFAQLEYVSWTGATKDLALIRNAAVENCLLVDDFEAYVHPGQHAQWICIESFSHPYEASDTELVAVLEKLRVRLSQ
- a CDS encoding antitoxin MazE family protein, yielding MKINARVQKHRDARRMAGLRPVQIWVPDTRRPGFVEECRRQSLAIASSDKADKQLERLMDEAAADVVRWTK
- a CDS encoding DEAD/DEAH box helicase, encoding MSEYCYFSTDAQDYASRCGLKQVIEDYAEANQKQTYVLRAPLSKNDASYDYDDAIVIFSSGLLPCFVNLGSDEIEFEGYVEDFIDDISFLSEKFKYREKIGRKKHWESLFKTANAKSLDLSSLITEHAATRRIVDLLTSLVVGSINDMNRINLEASSLLDIIKSKIILFDTDQTSFVFRSAGSKTYAIQGLAGSGKTELLLHKLKEIYSKEPDARIAFTCFNKILAHSMRSRIPEFFDFMRVDRQIEWNSKLFCFHAWGSGKVSSSGMYRYICHFYGISFGNMYGGTFDAHCTRAISDIRALPGERKFAFDYVLIDESQDFAPSFVQLCELVTATRVFVAGDVFQNIFQPIDKDSVSRADMVLKKCYRTDPSNLMFSHALGMGLFENPVLRWLKPEEWDACGYSYEEENGRAIVARDPLRRFEDIPQDFKSTTIHSLEGADPSKALVQVIMDIRDQHPTAKQGDFAIIFIDSEKYIYDLVPALSNRILRDLGWESNISYESKTNDPTKLFISNINNAKGLEFPFVICFAKDLKAQAAFRNALYTMMARSFLESHLVLGNRADANVVAQVSAGLDFMLSHGYMDIRVPTDDELLQQNSFVILEQQRSLEEIVRDYCLERNASARLTAKLISRINIIVGNEDYDENYIIDMLNVEYERNVVL